One stretch of Phocoena phocoena chromosome 10, mPhoPho1.1, whole genome shotgun sequence DNA includes these proteins:
- the RPL7L1 gene encoding ribosomal protein uL30-like: MAEEEPRKKIPLVPENLLKKRKAYQALKATQAKQALLQRKEQRKGKEIKFKRLEWFLHDSWRQLRDKVRLRRLEVKPHGLEVPDKHSLAFVVRIERINGVSLLVQRTIARLRLSKIFSGVFMQVTPQTIKTLRIVEPYVTWGFPNLKSVRELILKRGQAKVKNKIIPLTDNTVIEEHLGKFGVICLEDLIHEIAFPGKNFQVISGFLRPFQLSVARHATKNRVGFLKEVGSPGYRGERINQLIRQLN, translated from the exons ATGGCGGAGGAAGA GCCAAGAAAAAAGATCCCTTTGGTTCCAGAAAATCTCCTGAAAAAGAGGAAGGCTTATCAGGCCCTGAAAGCCACCCAGGCAAAGCAGGCGCTTTTGCAAAGGAAGGAG cagaggaaaggaaaagagatcaAGTTTAAGCGACTAGAATGGTTCCTACATGATTCCTGGCGGCAACTCCGTGACAAGGTGCGACTCAGACGACTAGAAGTGAAACCTCATGGCTTGGAAGTGCCAGATAAACATTCCTTGGCTTTTGTTGTACGCATCGAAAG GATTAATGGGGTGAGTTTACTGGTGCAGAGGACCATTGCAAGACTTCGCCTGAGTAAGATTTTCAGTGGTGTCTTTATGCAAGTAACTCCTCAAACCATAAAAACGCTTCGTATAGTGGAACCTTATGTGACCTGGGG ATTTCCAAATTTGAAGTCAGTTCGGGAACTCATCTTGAAACGTGGACAAGCCAAGGTCAAGAATAAAATCATCCCTTTGACAGACAACACAGTGATTGAGGAGCACCTGG GGAAGTTTGGTGTCATTTGCTTGGAAGACCTCATTCACGAAATTGCCTTTCCGGGGAAGAATTTTCAGGTGATCTCAGGGTTCTTGCGCCCTTTCCAACTCTCAGTAGCCCGTCACGCTACCAAGAATAGAGTGGGCTTCCTCAAGGAAGTGGGCTCACCTGGCTATCGAGGTGAACGCATCAATCAGCTCATCCGGCAGCTGAACTAA